A window of Polaromonas hydrogenivorans contains these coding sequences:
- a CDS encoding VOC family protein has translation MSPRPFKVLGIQQIAIGGTSKERLRTLWVDMLGLEVTGNFVSERENVDEDICAIGSGPFKVEVDLMQPVDIEKKPAVHTTPLNHVGLWIDDLPKAVEWLTAQGVRFAPGGIRKGAAGFDICFLHPKSNEAFPVSGEGVLIEMVQAPPEVINAFAAMSKAHAA, from the coding sequence ATGAGCCCCCGCCCGTTCAAGGTTCTGGGCATCCAGCAAATCGCCATCGGCGGCACCAGCAAGGAGCGCCTGCGCACCTTGTGGGTGGACATGCTGGGTCTTGAAGTCACCGGCAATTTCGTCAGTGAACGCGAGAATGTCGATGAAGATATCTGCGCCATCGGCAGCGGCCCGTTCAAGGTCGAGGTCGATTTGATGCAGCCGGTGGATATTGAAAAAAAACCTGCCGTTCACACAACACCGCTCAACCATGTGGGGCTGTGGATTGACGATTTGCCCAAGGCGGTTGAATGGCTGACGGCGCAGGGCGTCCGTTTTGCGCCGGGTGGCATCCGCAAGGGGGCCGCCGGCTTTGACATTTGCTTCCTCCATCCCAAATCCAATGAGGCATTTCCTGTCTCCGGTGAAGGGGTGCTGATTGAGATGGTGCAGGCGCCGCCCGAAGTCATCAACGCCTTCGCAGCGATGAGCAAGGCGCACGCGGCATAA
- a CDS encoding acetyl/propionyl/methylcrotonyl-CoA carboxylase subunit alpha codes for MFTKILIANRGEIACRVILTARKMGIKTVAVYSDADKDARHVELADEAVNIGPAPSRDSYLQAEKIIAACKQTGAQAVHPGYGFLSENSGFAKRVEEEGIVFIGPKHYSIAAMGDKIESKKLAGAAGVNCIPGVNDAIETAEKAVEIAQGIGYPVMIKASAGGGGKGLRVAFNDKEAFEGFTSCRNEARNSFGDDRVFIEKFVEEPRHIEIQLIGDSHGNVIYLNERECSIQRRHQKVIEEAPSPFISDETRKAMGEQAVQLAKAVKYQSAGTVEFVVGKDQSFYFLEMNTRLQVEHPVTECITGLDLVELMIRVAAGEKLPLTQDQVKRDGWAIECRINAEDPFRGFLPSTGRLVRFQPPKETMFASDTSKWFGVRVDTGVQDGGEIPMFYDSMIAKLIVHGTDRNDAIAKMREALNSFVIRGVSSNIPFQAALLAHPKFVAGDFNTGFIAENYANGFRAEDVPHDDADFLVALAAYVNRRIRARAAGISGQLPGHGVTVGEEYVVIGLGDSGLNTPRPAVVRDYQAISGSSAVETGAKRYEICSGWHLGGARISGTVNGQPFAAQVERGVGRNPLALRIIHNGTRLDAMVLSPRAAELHALMLHKAPPDMSRYVLSPMPGLLAEVSVQVGQKVQAGERVAVIEAMKMENVLFATADGVVGKVLAAKGESLSVDQPIVEFV; via the coding sequence ATGTTTACCAAAATTCTGATTGCCAACCGGGGCGAAATCGCCTGCCGCGTCATTCTCACCGCCCGAAAAATGGGCATCAAGACGGTTGCGGTGTATTCCGACGCCGACAAGGATGCGCGCCATGTGGAACTGGCCGATGAGGCCGTCAACATCGGTCCCGCGCCCAGCCGCGACAGCTACCTGCAGGCCGAAAAAATCATTGCCGCCTGCAAGCAGACCGGCGCGCAGGCCGTTCACCCCGGCTACGGCTTTCTGAGCGAAAACTCAGGCTTTGCCAAGCGGGTGGAAGAAGAAGGCATTGTCTTCATCGGTCCCAAGCATTATTCGATTGCCGCCATGGGCGACAAGATCGAGTCCAAGAAACTGGCCGGCGCGGCTGGCGTGAACTGTATTCCCGGCGTCAACGACGCGATTGAAACCGCCGAAAAAGCGGTGGAAATTGCCCAGGGTATCGGCTACCCGGTCATGATCAAGGCCAGCGCGGGCGGCGGCGGCAAGGGCTTGCGCGTGGCTTTCAACGACAAGGAAGCTTTTGAAGGCTTCACCAGTTGCCGCAACGAGGCGCGCAACAGCTTTGGCGACGACCGCGTGTTCATCGAGAAGTTTGTCGAGGAACCACGGCACATCGAGATTCAGCTGATCGGCGACAGCCATGGCAATGTCATTTACTTGAATGAACGTGAATGCTCGATCCAGCGCCGTCACCAGAAGGTGATCGAGGAAGCGCCGTCGCCCTTCATCAGCGACGAAACACGCAAGGCCATGGGCGAGCAGGCCGTGCAACTGGCCAAGGCGGTGAAATACCAGTCGGCCGGCACGGTCGAATTCGTCGTCGGCAAGGACCAGAGTTTTTATTTTCTGGAAATGAACACGCGCCTGCAGGTGGAGCATCCGGTCACGGAATGCATCACTGGGCTGGACCTGGTGGAGCTGATGATTCGCGTGGCGGCGGGCGAAAAGCTGCCGCTCACGCAAGATCAGGTGAAGCGCGACGGCTGGGCCATTGAATGCCGCATCAACGCCGAAGACCCGTTTCGCGGCTTTTTGCCTTCGACCGGCCGGCTGGTGCGGTTTCAGCCGCCGAAGGAAACCATGTTTGCCTCGGACACGTCGAAGTGGTTCGGCGTGCGGGTCGATACCGGCGTTCAGGATGGCGGCGAAATCCCGATGTTTTACGACTCGATGATTGCCAAGCTCATTGTTCATGGCACTGACCGCAACGATGCGATTGCGAAAATGCGCGAGGCCCTCAACAGCTTCGTGATTCGGGGCGTCAGCAGCAACATTCCGTTCCAGGCGGCCTTGCTGGCGCATCCGAAATTCGTCGCGGGTGACTTCAATACCGGCTTCATTGCCGAAAACTACGCCAACGGCTTTCGCGCCGAGGATGTGCCGCATGACGATGCCGATTTCCTGGTGGCGCTGGCCGCCTACGTCAATCGCCGCATCCGGGCCAGGGCTGCGGGCATCAGCGGCCAGTTGCCGGGCCATGGCGTCACGGTGGGCGAGGAATATGTGGTGATTGGCCTGGGCGACAGCGGACTGAATACGCCACGCCCTGCCGTGGTTCGCGATTACCAAGCCATTTCGGGCTCCAGCGCAGTCGAGACGGGCGCTAAGCGCTATGAAATATGTAGCGGATGGCATTTGGGCGGCGCGCGCATCAGCGGCACCGTGAATGGCCAGCCGTTTGCCGCGCAGGTTGAGCGTGGCGTGGGCCGGAATCCCCTGGCTCTGCGCATCATTCACAACGGCACCCGGCTCGATGCCATGGTGTTGTCGCCGCGCGCTGCCGAACTGCATGCCCTGATGCTTCACAAGGCGCCGCCTGACATGAGCCGCTATGTACTCTCGCCCATGCCGGGCCTGCTGGCCGAGGTGTCGGTGCAGGTGGGGCAAAAAGTCCAGGCTGGTGAACGCGTGGCCGTGATTGAAGCCATGAAGATGGAAAACGTGCTGTTTGCCACCGCCGATGGCGTGGTCGGCAAGGTGCTGGCCGCCAAGGGCGAGTCGTTGAGTGTGGACCAGCCGATTGTGGAGTTCGTATGA
- a CDS encoding acyl-CoA carboxylase subunit beta, translating into MQEILEQLESKRAAARLGGGQKRIDAQHGKGKLTARERLDVLLDEGTFEEWDMFVEHRCSDFGMQDNKIPGDGVVTGYGMINGRLVFVFSQDFTVFGGALSEAHAEKICKVMDQAMKVGAPVIGLNDSGGARIQEGVASLGGYADVFQRNVMASGVIPQISMIMGPSAGGAVYSPAMTDFIFMVKDSSYMFVTGPEVVKTVTHEEVTAEELGGAISHTTKSGVADLAFENDVEALIMLRRLYNYLPLNNREKAPMRPSADPANRMDMSLDTLVPENPNKPYDMKELIAKTVDDGDFFEIQPEYAKNIIIGFARMEGQSVGIVANQPLVLAGCLDIKSSIKAARFVRFCDAFNIPVITFVDVPGFMPGTAQEYGGIIKHGAKLLYAYAECTVPKITVITRKAYGGAYDVMSSKHLRGDVNFAWPNAEIAVMGAKGAVEIIFREDKGDPAKLAAKEAEYKARFANPFVAGARGFIDDVILPHETRKRICRSLVMLKDKKLENPWRKHGNIPL; encoded by the coding sequence ATGCAGGAAATTCTTGAGCAACTTGAAAGTAAGCGCGCTGCGGCCCGCCTGGGCGGTGGCCAAAAGCGCATTGACGCGCAGCATGGCAAAGGCAAGCTGACGGCGCGTGAGCGCCTGGATGTGCTGCTCGACGAAGGCACGTTCGAGGAATGGGACATGTTTGTCGAACACCGCTGCAGCGACTTCGGCATGCAGGACAACAAGATTCCGGGCGATGGCGTGGTCACCGGCTACGGCATGATCAACGGCCGGCTGGTGTTCGTCTTCAGCCAGGATTTCACCGTGTTTGGCGGTGCTTTGTCAGAAGCCCATGCCGAGAAAATCTGCAAGGTCATGGACCAGGCCATGAAGGTCGGCGCGCCGGTGATCGGCCTGAACGACTCGGGCGGCGCCCGCATCCAGGAAGGCGTGGCCTCGCTCGGCGGCTATGCCGACGTGTTCCAGCGCAACGTGATGGCCAGCGGCGTGATTCCGCAGATCAGCATGATCATGGGGCCTTCAGCCGGCGGCGCGGTGTATTCGCCCGCCATGACCGACTTCATCTTCATGGTCAAGGACAGCTCCTACATGTTCGTGACCGGCCCCGAAGTGGTCAAAACCGTCACGCACGAGGAAGTGACGGCCGAGGAGCTTGGCGGCGCCATCAGCCACACCACCAAAAGCGGCGTGGCCGACCTGGCGTTTGAAAATGATGTCGAAGCGCTGATCATGCTGCGCCGTCTCTACAACTACCTGCCGTTGAACAACCGCGAAAAAGCGCCGATGCGCCCCAGTGCCGACCCGGCGAACCGGATGGACATGAGCCTGGACACGCTGGTTCCCGAGAACCCGAACAAGCCCTACGACATGAAGGAACTCATCGCCAAAACCGTGGACGATGGCGATTTCTTCGAGATCCAGCCCGAGTACGCCAAGAACATCATCATTGGTTTTGCGCGCATGGAAGGCCAGTCGGTCGGCATCGTGGCCAACCAGCCGCTGGTGCTGGCCGGCTGCCTGGACATCAAGAGTTCGATCAAGGCGGCCCGATTTGTGCGCTTTTGCGATGCCTTCAACATTCCGGTGATCACTTTTGTCGATGTGCCCGGCTTCATGCCCGGCACGGCGCAAGAGTACGGCGGCATCATCAAGCACGGCGCCAAGCTGCTTTACGCCTACGCCGAATGCACGGTGCCGAAAATCACCGTGATCACCCGCAAGGCCTACGGCGGCGCGTATGACGTGATGAGTTCCAAGCACCTGCGCGGCGACGTGAACTTTGCCTGGCCGAATGCCGAGATTGCCGTGATGGGCGCCAAGGGTGCGGTCGAGATCATCTTCCGCGAGGACAAGGGCGACCCGGCCAAGCTGGCCGCCAAGGAAGCCGAATACAAGGCTAGATTCGCCAACCCCTTCGTCGCCGGCGCGCGTGGCTTTATCGACGACGTGATCCTGCCGCATGAAACCCGCAAGCGCATCTGCCGCTCGCTGGTGATGCTCAAAGACAAGAAACTTGAAAATCCGTGGCGCAAGCACGGGAACATTCCGCTGTAA